From a single Elusimicrobiota bacterium genomic region:
- a CDS encoding transposase, whose protein sequence is MGRHPRISFPGAIFHIMARGNARQNIFLCEEDWEFFLDLLEEQRAKTPFRLYAYCLMTNHLHLLMEPVAATISLIMKILLSRYARYFNARLGRTGHVFQDRFRAPICQKGPYFQELARYIHLNPVRAGIVGDPAAWPYSGHREYLGKGRRALVDQGLLLSMFDQDAAAARDAYERFILEGMQTVSGEGIAARSPLAIAGGSNEQIATGENHEAVPLRRDFDEIVAGVTSLGGASVDAVRGLSRVRSVCRVRREFMRAALGDGHSMTDIADYLRLSVAAVSKALAPLRKVES, encoded by the coding sequence ATGGGGCGCCATCCTCGCATCAGTTTCCCTGGAGCCATCTTCCATATCATGGCCCGCGGCAATGCGCGACAGAACATTTTCCTTTGTGAGGAAGATTGGGAGTTCTTCTTGGACCTGCTGGAAGAGCAGAGGGCCAAGACCCCGTTCCGGCTTTATGCTTACTGCCTCATGACGAATCATCTCCATCTCCTCATGGAGCCGGTAGCCGCGACGATCTCCCTGATCATGAAAATCCTGCTGTCGCGCTATGCCAGGTACTTTAACGCGCGGCTCGGGCGCACGGGGCATGTATTCCAAGACCGGTTTCGGGCGCCCATTTGTCAAAAGGGGCCTTACTTCCAGGAACTTGCGCGGTATATCCACCTCAATCCAGTGCGCGCCGGGATAGTGGGGGACCCTGCCGCGTGGCCGTACTCTGGGCATCGGGAATATCTCGGGAAAGGGCGTCGGGCCCTGGTGGATCAGGGCCTGCTCCTGTCGATGTTCGATCAAGATGCTGCCGCGGCGAGGGATGCCTATGAGCGGTTCATCTTGGAGGGCATGCAGACGGTGTCGGGTGAGGGGATTGCCGCGCGGAGCCCGCTGGCGATTGCTGGCGGCTCAAATGAGCAGATAGCGACCGGCGAAAACCACGAGGCGGTGCCCCTGCGGAGAGATTTTGATGAGATTGTCGCTGGCGTCACCTCGTTGGGAGGGGCCTCGGTTGATGCGGTGCGCGGCCTATCGAGGGTGCGCAGTGTGTGCCGAGTGCGTAGGGAGTTCATGCGTGCGGCGTTGGGGGACGGCCACTCCATGACGGATATCGCGGACTATCTACGGCTGAGCGTGGCCGCGGTATCCAAGGCCTTGGCGCCTCTCAGGAAAGTTGAAAGTTGA